The Xiphophorus couchianus chromosome 5, X_couchianus-1.0, whole genome shotgun sequence genome includes a region encoding these proteins:
- the LOC114143961 gene encoding G-protein coupled receptor 26-like: MWQGWFVTAVGGQELSAWRTLHSIPPTEAANTGLQEMSIPQFLLKGSVVVSAVVALLTNFSVLLCFTQSAELRSHVPGIFTLNLSISNVILALINMPATFLGVASSAKPLRDPLCRAVSFTETFITCNAMLSMAALSVDRWVAVVFPLRYSSKMRYRDALVIVSYSWLHSFTFSLIQLMMGWGAYSHTYASCTLHLDAEAASHRSAYVTFTALFHCSSFALCLFVLCFAYLKVLRVARSHCKRIDVITVQTLLLLVDIHPSVKERCLAQQRKRRRRAAKKICIFIGSFIICFSPYVVTRLVELLPSVDVPRHWGIATKCLVYAKASSDPFVYCLLRHQYRKVLVNVICRLVRKDHYFLSAHSTSSVWDTSDENFPERIT; this comes from the exons ATGTGGCAGGGCTGGTTTGTGACGGCTGTAGGTGGGCAGGAGCTGAGCGCGTGGAGGACCCTCCACAGCATCCCCCCCACCGAGGCAGCAAACACGGGACTGCAGGAAATGAGCATCCCGCAGTTCCTCCTGAAGGGCTCCGTCGTGGTTTCGGCAGTTGTCGCGCTCTTGACGAACTTTTCGGTGCTGCTATGCTTCACCCAGAGCGCAGAGTTACGATCCCACGTTCCGGGGATCTTCACCCTAAATCTCTCCATCTCCAACGTCATCCTCGCTCTCATCAACATGCCGGCCACTTTTCTCGGCGTGGCCAGCAGCGCGAAGCCCCTCAGGGACCCGCTGTGTCGCGCCGTGAGTTTCACCGAGACTTTCATCACCTGCAACGCCATGCTGAGCATGGCCGCGCTCAGCGTGGACAGGTGGGTGGCGGTGGTGTTTCCTCTCAGGTACTCCAGCAAGATGCGCTACCGGGACGCGCTTGTGATCGTGTCCTACTCCTGGCTCCACTCCTTCACTTTCTCCCTGATCCAGCTGATGATGGGCTGGGGGGCGTACAGCCACACGTACGCCTCCTGCACGCTGCACCTGGACGCTGAGGCGGCGTCGCATCGGAGTGCCTATGTCACCTTCACGGCGCTGTTCCACTGCAGCAGCTTCGCGCTCTGCCTCTTCGTCCTCTGCTTCGCCTACCTGAAGGTTCTGAGAGTCGCCAGGTCGCACTGCAAGAGGATAGATGTCATCACAGTGCAAACTCTGCTTCTGCTGGTGGATATTCACCCCAG tgTAAAGGAGAGGTGTCTGGCCCAACAAAGGAAGAGAAGGCGGCGAGCCGCTAAAAAGATCTGCATCTTCATTGGTTCCTTCATCATCTGCTTTTCACCGTATGTCGTAACGAG GCTTGTAGAATTGTTGCCCTCGGTGGATGTGCCCCGACATTGGGGCATTGCTACCAAATGCTTGGTCTATGCCAAGGCATCCAGCGATCCATTCGTTTACTGTCTTCTGCGACACCAGTACAGGAAGGTCCTGGTGAACGTCATCTGCCGCTTAGTGAGAAAGGACCACTACTTCCTGTCTGCGCACAGCACCAGCAGCGTGTGGGACACCTCGGATGAAAACTTTCCTGAGAGGATAACTTGA